From Pseudomonas hefeiensis, one genomic window encodes:
- the murD gene encoding UDP-N-acetylmuramoyl-L-alanine--D-glutamate ligase: MSLIASDHFRIVVGLGKSGMSLVRFLANRGVSFAVADTRENPPELATLRRDYPQVDVRCGELDVEFLCRADELYVSPGLALATPALQAAAARGVKLSGDIELFARHANAPIIAISGSNAKSTVTTLVGEMAAAAGKRVAVGGNLGTPALDLLSDDVELYVMELSSFQLETTDHLGAEVATVLNISEDHMDRYSGLPAYHLAKHRIFRGARQFVVNRQDALSRPLMGEGQPCWTFGLGQPDFKGFGLREENGEKYLAFEFQNLMPVRELKIRGAHNQANALAALALGHAVGLPFDAMLSALRTFAGLEHRCQWVRDLDGVAWYNDSKATNVGAALAAIEGLGADIDGKLVLIAGGDGKGADFKDLRDPVAANCRAVVLLGRDRELIAQALGDGVPLVRVASLDEAVQQCRALAQPGDAVLLSPACASFDMFKNYEERGQLFARAVGDLA, from the coding sequence GTGTCCCTGATCGCTTCTGACCACTTCCGCATCGTTGTCGGCCTCGGCAAGAGCGGCATGTCCCTGGTTCGCTTCCTGGCGAACCGGGGCGTGTCGTTTGCTGTAGCCGATACGCGGGAAAATCCACCTGAGCTGGCCACGCTGCGTCGTGACTACCCGCAGGTGGACGTGCGTTGTGGCGAGCTGGATGTCGAGTTCCTGTGCCGCGCCGACGAGCTCTACGTGAGCCCCGGCCTTGCGCTGGCGACCCCGGCCTTGCAGGCCGCCGCCGCTCGTGGCGTGAAGTTGTCCGGTGACATCGAGCTGTTCGCCCGTCACGCCAACGCGCCGATCATCGCCATCAGCGGTTCCAACGCAAAAAGCACCGTCACCACCCTGGTGGGTGAAATGGCTGCGGCGGCCGGTAAGCGGGTTGCCGTGGGTGGCAACCTGGGAACCCCGGCGCTGGACCTGCTCAGTGATGACGTCGAGCTGTACGTGATGGAACTGTCGAGCTTCCAGCTCGAAACCACCGACCACCTGGGCGCCGAAGTGGCAACCGTGCTCAACATCAGCGAAGACCACATGGACCGCTACAGCGGCCTGCCGGCCTATCACCTGGCCAAACACCGGATCTTTCGCGGGGCCCGGCAGTTTGTGGTCAACCGTCAGGACGCCTTGAGCCGTCCGCTGATGGGCGAGGGGCAACCGTGCTGGACCTTCGGCCTGGGCCAGCCGGATTTCAAAGGCTTCGGGCTGCGGGAAGAGAACGGCGAGAAATACCTGGCTTTCGAATTCCAGAATCTGATGCCGGTACGCGAACTGAAGATTCGCGGTGCCCACAACCAGGCCAACGCCCTGGCGGCCCTGGCCCTGGGACATGCGGTCGGTCTGCCGTTCGACGCCATGCTGTCGGCCCTGCGCACCTTCGCCGGTCTTGAACACCGCTGCCAATGGGTTCGCGATCTCGACGGGGTGGCCTGGTACAACGATTCCAAGGCCACCAACGTTGGCGCCGCTCTGGCTGCCATCGAAGGTCTGGGCGCGGACATTGACGGCAAGCTCGTGCTGATCGCCGGCGGCGACGGCAAGGGCGCCGACTTCAAGGACTTGCGCGATCCGGTGGCGGCCAACTGCCGTGCCGTGGTGCTGCTGGGCCGTGACCGCGAATTGATCGCCCAGGCCCTCGGCGACGGCGTGCCGCTGGTTCGCGTCGCTTCGCTGGACGAAGCGGTGCAGCAATGCCGCGCCCTCGCACAACCGGGCGATGCGGTGCTGTTGTCGCCGGCCTGCGCCAGTTTCGACATGTTCAAGAACTACGAAGAGCGCGGGCAACTGTTCGCCCGGGCCGTGGGGGACTTGGCATGA
- the murG gene encoding undecaprenyldiphospho-muramoylpentapeptide beta-N-acetylglucosaminyltransferase, whose translation MGANVLIMAGGTGGHVFPALACAREFQARGYTVHWLGTPRGIENELVPAAGLELHQINASGLRGKGKLSLLKAPLMLLKSIWQARAIIRRLRPVCVVGFGGYVTGPGGVAAKLAGVPVIVHEQNAVAGTANRLLVPLAARVCEAFPDTFTLSGSRRTTGNPVRTELFLDTPRPALAGRKARLLILGGSLGAEPLNKLLPEALSQVAPELRPEVFHQAGKNHDEVTAERYRAAGVEAQVQPFIKDMAQAYGWADLVVCRAGALTISELAAAGLPSMLVPLPHAIDDHQTRNADYLAREGAAFLMPQRTTGAADLAARLTEVLMQPQTIEDMARAARRLAKPDATTQVVDTCLEVAHG comes from the coding sequence ATGGGCGCTAACGTGTTGATCATGGCGGGCGGAACCGGTGGGCATGTGTTCCCGGCGCTGGCCTGTGCCCGGGAGTTCCAGGCGCGTGGTTACACCGTGCACTGGCTGGGCACCCCACGGGGCATCGAAAACGAACTGGTGCCCGCCGCCGGCCTGGAGCTGCACCAGATCAACGCCAGCGGTTTGCGGGGCAAAGGCAAGTTGTCGCTGCTCAAGGCGCCGCTGATGCTGCTCAAGTCGATCTGGCAGGCACGGGCGATCATCCGTCGGTTGCGGCCGGTATGCGTGGTGGGCTTTGGTGGTTATGTGACCGGTCCTGGCGGTGTCGCGGCGAAACTGGCCGGGGTGCCGGTGATCGTTCACGAGCAGAACGCCGTGGCCGGTACCGCCAATCGGTTACTGGTGCCGTTGGCCGCTCGAGTCTGTGAAGCCTTTCCCGACACCTTTACCCTGTCGGGCAGTCGTCGCACCACCGGTAACCCGGTGCGGACCGAGCTGTTCCTCGATACACCGCGCCCGGCCCTGGCCGGACGCAAGGCGCGTTTGCTGATCCTGGGTGGAAGCCTGGGGGCAGAGCCGTTGAACAAATTGCTGCCCGAAGCCTTGTCGCAGGTCGCTCCCGAACTGCGGCCCGAGGTGTTTCACCAGGCCGGCAAAAACCACGATGAGGTCACCGCCGAGCGCTACCGCGCCGCAGGCGTCGAGGCGCAAGTGCAGCCTTTCATCAAAGACATGGCCCAAGCCTATGGCTGGGCCGACCTGGTGGTCTGCCGCGCAGGCGCGTTGACCATCAGCGAACTGGCTGCCGCCGGTCTGCCCTCGATGCTGGTGCCTTTGCCCCACGCCATCGACGACCACCAGACCCGCAACGCCGATTATTTGGCCCGCGAAGGCGCTGCCTTCCTGATGCCACAAAGAACGACTGGTGCCGCGGATCTTGCCGCGCGCCTGACAGAGGTTTTGATGCAACCGCAAACAATCGAAGACATGGCCCGCGCCGCCCGCCGCCTGGCCAAACCCGACGCCACGACCCAAGTGGTCGATACCTGCCTGGAGGTGGCCCATGGTTGA
- the ftsW gene encoding putative lipid II flippase FtsW: MNLMNIIKPYPSPLITGRGIDLDFPMLVGCLALLGLGLVMITSASSEVAAVQSGNTLYHMIRHLIYLVIGLVACIVTMMVPIATWQRLGWMMLLGAFGLLVMVLLPGIGREVNGSMRWIGFSFFNVQPSEIAKVFVVIYLAGYLVRRQKEVRESWMGFFKPFIVLLPMAGLLLMEPDFGATVVMMGAAAAMLFLGGVGLFRFTLMVALAVGAVTVLVQAQPYRMARLITFTDPWADQFGSGYQLTQALIAFGRGEWLGVGLGNSVQKQFYLPEAHTDFVFSVLAEELGVVGSLLTVALFVFVCVRGMYIGLWAERAKQYFAAYVAYGLSFLWIGQFLINIGVNVGLLPTKGLTLPFLSYGGSSLVICCACLGLLLRIEWESRTHLGSEDMEFQESDFAEEPTHGR, translated from the coding sequence ATGAACCTGATGAACATCATCAAGCCATACCCGTCCCCGCTGATCACCGGGCGCGGCATCGACCTGGATTTCCCGATGCTCGTCGGTTGCCTGGCGCTGCTGGGCCTGGGCCTGGTAATGATCACTTCCGCGTCATCGGAAGTGGCTGCCGTGCAATCGGGCAACACCCTTTATCACATGATTCGTCACCTGATTTACCTGGTGATTGGCCTGGTCGCGTGCATTGTCACCATGATGGTGCCGATCGCCACCTGGCAACGCCTGGGCTGGATGATGTTGCTCGGCGCCTTTGGCCTGTTGGTGATGGTGCTGCTGCCGGGCATCGGTCGCGAGGTCAACGGCTCGATGCGCTGGATTGGCTTCAGCTTCTTCAACGTACAGCCTTCGGAAATCGCCAAGGTCTTCGTGGTGATCTACCTCGCCGGGTATCTGGTGCGTCGCCAGAAAGAAGTGCGCGAGAGCTGGATGGGCTTTTTCAAGCCCTTCATCGTGTTGCTGCCGATGGCCGGCCTGCTGCTGATGGAACCGGACTTCGGGGCCACGGTGGTGATGATGGGCGCGGCGGCGGCAATGCTGTTTCTAGGCGGCGTCGGGCTGTTTCGCTTCACCCTGATGGTGGCGCTGGCGGTCGGCGCAGTGACGGTGCTGGTGCAGGCGCAACCCTACCGGATGGCGCGTCTGATCACCTTTACCGACCCGTGGGCCGACCAGTTCGGTTCCGGCTATCAATTGACCCAGGCCCTGATCGCCTTCGGTCGTGGCGAGTGGCTGGGTGTAGGCCTGGGCAACAGCGTGCAAAAGCAGTTCTACCTGCCCGAAGCCCATACCGATTTCGTGTTCTCGGTATTGGCCGAGGAACTGGGCGTGGTTGGTTCGCTGCTTACCGTCGCGCTGTTCGTCTTCGTCTGTGTGCGCGGCATGTACATCGGTTTGTGGGCCGAGCGGGCCAAGCAGTATTTCGCCGCGTACGTGGCGTATGGCCTGTCGTTCCTGTGGATCGGTCAGTTCCTGATCAACATTGGCGTGAACGTCGGCCTGTTGCCGACCAAGGGCCTGACGCTGCCGTTCCTCAGTTACGGCGGCAGTTCCCTGGTGATTTGCTGTGCCTGTCTGGGCTTGTTGTTGCGCATCGAATGGGAGAGTCGAACCCACTTGGGCAGCGAAGATATGGAATTCCAGGAGAGCGACTTCGCCGAGGAGCCGACTCATGGGCGCTAA
- the murC gene encoding UDP-N-acetylmuramate--L-alanine ligase — translation MVENRKAMPQPEMRRIRRIHFVGIGGVGMCGIAEVLLNLGYDVSGSDLKASPVTERLESFGAQIFIGHRSENAANADVLVVSSAVNTSNPEVATALERRIPVVPRAEMLAELMRYRHGIAVAGTHGKTTTTSLIASVFAAGGLDPTFVIGGRLNAAGTNAQLGTSRYLIAEADESDASFLHLQPLVAVVTNIDADHMATYDGDFNKLKKTFVEFLHNLPFYGLAVVCLDDPVVREILPLIKRPTVTYGFGEEADVRAINVRQQGMQTFFTVLRPDREPLDVSVNMPGNHNVLNALATICIATDEGVSDEAILQGLSGFQGVGRRFQVYGELPVDGGNVMLVDDYGHHPTEVAAVIKAVRGGWPERRLVMVYQPHRYSRTRDLYDDFVQVLADANVLLLMEVYPAGEEPIPGADSRQLCHSIRQRGQLDPIYIERGVDLAPLVKPLLRAGDILLCQGAGDIGGLAPKLLKSPLFAGAIVASSEGKLK, via the coding sequence ATGGTTGAGAATCGCAAAGCCATGCCGCAACCGGAAATGCGCCGTATCCGCCGCATCCATTTCGTCGGTATCGGCGGCGTGGGCATGTGCGGGATCGCCGAAGTGTTGCTGAACCTGGGCTATGACGTCTCCGGTTCCGACCTCAAAGCCTCGCCGGTCACCGAGCGCCTGGAGTCCTTTGGTGCGCAGATTTTCATCGGCCACCGCTCCGAGAACGCCGCCAACGCTGATGTGCTGGTGGTCTCCAGCGCCGTGAACACGTCCAACCCGGAAGTCGCGACCGCCCTGGAGCGGCGCATTCCCGTGGTGCCACGCGCCGAGATGCTGGCCGAGCTGATGCGCTACCGCCACGGCATCGCCGTTGCCGGTACCCACGGCAAAACCACTACCACCAGCCTGATCGCCTCGGTGTTCGCCGCCGGCGGTCTGGACCCGACCTTCGTGATCGGCGGTCGCCTGAATGCCGCGGGCACCAATGCCCAGCTGGGCACCAGCCGTTACCTGATCGCCGAAGCCGACGAAAGCGATGCGAGTTTCTTGCACCTGCAGCCGCTGGTGGCCGTGGTCACCAACATCGACGCTGACCACATGGCGACCTACGACGGTGACTTCAACAAGCTGAAGAAAACCTTCGTCGAGTTCCTCCACAACCTGCCGTTCTACGGTTTGGCGGTGGTGTGCCTGGACGATCCGGTGGTGCGCGAGATCCTGCCGCTGATCAAGCGTCCGACCGTGACCTATGGGTTCGGCGAAGAGGCCGACGTGCGCGCCATCAACGTGCGCCAGCAGGGCATGCAGACGTTCTTCACCGTGCTGCGCCCTGACCGCGAGCCGCTGGATGTGTCGGTGAACATGCCGGGCAACCACAACGTGCTCAATGCACTGGCCACCATTTGCATCGCCACCGACGAAGGCGTCAGCGACGAAGCCATTCTCCAGGGCCTGTCCGGGTTCCAGGGCGTGGGTCGTCGCTTCCAGGTCTACGGCGAACTGCCGGTGGACGGCGGCAACGTGATGCTGGTGGACGACTACGGCCATCACCCGACGGAAGTCGCAGCGGTGATCAAGGCCGTGCGCGGTGGCTGGCCGGAGCGGCGCCTGGTGATGGTTTACCAGCCGCACCGCTATAGCCGTACCCGCGACCTGTACGACGATTTCGTCCAGGTATTGGCCGACGCCAACGTGCTGCTGCTGATGGAAGTCTATCCGGCCGGCGAAGAGCCGATCCCGGGTGCCGACAGCCGGCAGCTGTGCCACAGCATTCGCCAGCGCGGTCAGTTGGACCCGATCTACATCGAACGCGGCGTGGACCTCGCACCGCTGGTCAAACCGCTGCTGCGCGCCGGCGACATCCTGCTGTGCCAAGGCGCCGGTG